One genomic segment of Naumovozyma castellii chromosome 7, complete genome includes these proteins:
- the CIN2 gene encoding GTPase-activating protein CIN2 (ancestral locus Anc_6.268) gives MERTSGTLSLKKKLKEIREELNGETADFTRVEQKIAEANTELNELSYSLPPYELRLFSSELDSLLKESGEVKASKTKGTRKRRFKFTKRSERAERLPTTDFQTSISDKEPEVQPIVSEKIIIEQEQIQNFKNLYKCILESKQKPYEMPYASGSLSMENIQESTIELPHMPFLNGSIFMTDISNTLIRILLPQNSSIQIRLHNIKDCKLYIMKMPKSVDKQTIVIENCKGCIFHADTEAAINIQNFCNLQLNPMIGKACVDPDYSFATF, from the exons ATGGAGAGAACTTCTGGAACcctttctttgaagaaaaagcTGAAAG AAATACGCGAAGAGTTAAACGGGGAGACAGCAGACTTTACACGAGTTGAACAAAAAATTGCAGAAGCAAATACTGAATTAAATGAGTTGTCATATTCCCTACCACCCTATGAATTGCGTTTGTTTTCTTCCGAGCTTGACTCGTTGTTAAAGGAGTCGGGGGAAGTGAAAGCATCCAAAACGaaaggaacaagaaagagaagattcaaatttacGAAAAGATCAGAAAGAGCAGAACGTTTGCCAACCACAGACTTCCAAACTTCAATTTCTGATAAAGAACCTGAAGTACAACCGATTGTTTCAGAGAAAATCATTATCGAGCAAgaacaaattcaaaattttaagAATCTCTACAAATGTATACTGGAGTCAAAACAAAAGCCATACGAAATGCCATATGCATCAGGATCATTATCGATGGAAAATATACAAGAAAGCACAATCGAACTGCCTCATATGCCTTTCTTAAATGGGAGCATTTTTATGACTGACATATCAAACACCCTTATACGCATATTGCTTCCACAAAACTCCTCTATCCAAATACGATTACACAATATTAAAGATTGTAAGCTCTACATAATGAAAATGCCAAAATCTGTCGACAAGCAGACGATAGTGATTGAAAACTGTAAAGGATGTATATTTCATGCCGATACCGAGGCTGCAATCAATATTCAGAACTTTTGTAACTTGCAATTGAATCCGATGATTGGCAAGGCCTGTGTCGACCCTGATTACTCTTTTGCTACCTTTTAA
- the YAR1 gene encoding Yar1p (ancestral locus Anc_6.265): MSLSKAPLDQEDQDAIILDARHGEIGSLREIFTTLIDPSLLPTCRDEDTGTTALHMAAGNGHIMVVQYLLSLLPDEDDRKEYVNAVNNTGNTALHWASLNGKLDVVKLLCDEYDADPFIRNQFGHDAIFEAENNGREEVETYFLKKYDVEPENEEEDNGKTETADVEVTEGHEIEEVTKEATEALKEETEKLNLNSSN, translated from the coding sequence ATGTCTCTCTCCAAAGCTCCATTAGACCAAGAAGATCAAGATGCCATCATCTTAGATGCTCGTCATGGGGAAATCGGTTCTTTAAGGGAAATATTCACTACACTTATCGACCCATCATTACTCCCCACATGTCGTGATGAAGATACTGGGACCACCGCACTACATATGGCTGCAGGTAACGGACATATTATGGTGGTTCAATACTTATTATCTTTGCTTCCAGACGAGGATGACAGAAAGGAATATGTGAATGCCGTGAATAATACAGGAAACACTGCATTACATTGGGCGTCCTTAAATGGGAAGTTGGACGTGGTGAAGTTATTATGTGATGAGTATGATGCTGATCCATTTATTAGAAATCAATTTGGGCATGACGCCATTTTCGAAGCTGAAAACAATGGGAGAGAAGAAGTGGAAACttatttcttgaagaaatacGATGTTGAACCAgagaatgaagaagaagataacGGAAAAACTGAGACTGCAGACGTTGAAGTTACAGAAGGtcatgaaattgaagaggTCACTAAGGAAGCCACTGAGGCCTTGAAggaagaaactgaaaagtTAAACCTCAACTCTTCCAACTAA
- the SUI3 gene encoding translation initiation factor eIF2 subunit beta (ancestral locus Anc_6.264), which yields MSADLATELGFDPTLKKKKKTKKVAPESFDAISTEESTPGAATTDDDLFAGLKKKKKKSKSSTTASVDTPATEASTNNSVDELSDVLGDLTIKKKKKKAAHVDVDAFEKELAKAGVSTESKEATPSGDNESSIQNSIGLPYPELLSRFFTILRTNNPELAGDRSGPKFRIPPPICLRDGKKTIFANIQDISEKLQRSPEHLIQYLFAELGTSGSVDGQKRLVIKGKFQSKQMENVLRRYILEYVTCKTCKSINTDLKKEQSNRLFFMVCKSCGSTRSVSSIKTGFQATVGKRRKM from the coding sequence ATGTCCGCCGATCTAGCCACTGAATTAGGATTTGATCCAACcttaaagaagaagaagaagaccAAGAAGGTCGCACCAGAAAGTTTTGATGCTATCAGTACGGAAGAATCCACTCCAGGTGCCGCCACTACTGACGATGACCTATTCGCCGgtttaaagaagaaaaagaagaagtcTAAGAGCTCTACTACAGCCAGCGTGGATACCCCTGCCACTGAAGCTAGCACAAATAACTCTGTCGATGAACTTTCAGACGTTCTAGGTGATTTGACtataaaaaagaagaagaagaaggcaGCTCATGTAGATGTTGATGCCTTCGAAAAGGAACTAGCAAAGGCAGGTGTCTCTACCGAAAGTAAAGAAGCCACTCCATCTGGCGATAATGAGTCCTCAATCCAAAATTCCATTGGTTTACCATACCCCGAACTATTATCTAGATTTTTCACCATTCTAAGAACTAATAATCCAGAGTTAGCTGGTGACAGAAGTGGGCCTAAATTCAGAATTCCACCACCCATTTGTTTGCGTGATGGTAAAAAGACTATTTTTGCCAACATTCAAGATATTTCCGAAAAGTTGCAAAGATCTCCAGAAcatttaattcaatatctATTTGCTGAATTAGGTACTTCCGGTTCCGTTGATGGTCAAAAGAGATTAGTTATCAAGGGTAAGTTCCAATCTAAGcaaatggaaaatgttttaagaagatatattttAGAGTACGTCACTTGTAAGACTTGTAAGAGTATTAACAcagatttgaagaaggaacAATCCAATAGATTATTCTTCATGGTTTGTAAGAGTTGTGGTTCCACAAGATCAGTTTCTTCCATTAAGACCGGTTTCCAAGCTACTGTGGgtaagagaagaaagatgTAA